The DNA sequence GtctgtttaataatatttatgtttaactAATAATTGTACATAGATTGAAAAGATATGCTATAACAGTTTTAGAATAAGAAAACTTCATTCTGTATCTGTACTTCCATTGATGTGGGTGTGAAAACATCccgtttttacatttttaccttCGTcatgcattgaacatttgatgcatttaacttttttgttttgttttttagtagatattttttgataacccATAAAACAATGACAATGCAGTATGTATTAAGTGCACACGTTTAAAAGTTCAAAGCTGATTCAAATGAAAGCTAgacaataaaaacaaagacatttccCAAATACCCTGTGTACCaccttttaattaaaacattaaagtgCATAGCACCAATAAAAGCATCCCATGTTCAGGCCTTCAGTCTGTTTGTTAAGATTAAGTGACCACAACAAGAAAAGTAttttccaaagcataaaataaatacctttttttcaaatatgttcTCCTTTCTGCATTAATTAGTGATGATTTCCCCTGATTTGGCACACCAATGACCATCACACAGTAACTTCTGTCCTACACTTAGACAAATGAGAAATTCAGAAAACTTTATAGTACAATGCAAGCTATTAAAACAACTGAAACCCACCTATTCTCTGTGAAAACGTGACCCACTTTCTATCAATTCCATCAAGAGGAACATACTAGAACATCAGACAGTACACAAACACTATAAGGTGCAAGGTTTTCCAGTCCTTTACTTAAAAAGAGCTTTGATTTAGAAATATCTGATGTAACGTCTTACACTGCTCACCTTTTTTACATTCTCATCTCGTTCTCTTAAACAGTCTGTAAACCAAACAAAACTTCTCTCTCTGCTTCAGAATACTCtgccaaaatacaaataaaaaatcctgttaaatcctgtgggtttttttttaacacataattTAAGCAGTTTCAGGTTTTGCATTCACAAGATTTTTGATGTATAGTCAGATCCATCTTGTTCAGTACAAATATGTGTGGCCAGACATCAAGGCTCTCTTAGAATTGTTGGCCAGTTAAAGAAGGTCTTAGAAAAATACTGAGGTGTAATCATTCATGTACTTtctctgcaaaaaaataaaggaTATTCTAGCATCATGGATCTCTATAATGACACATTAGAATAGATTTAGAGACTTACATGTTTTTATCTCTGACTGGCTCAAATAAGATGACTAACGAATGGAGATTGAATGAATAAAAAGCTTGTGTTCAAGATGTTAactcaataaaacatttatggTCCCTGTAACATGAAATTctacaaatttaatggtttcagtATATGTCCAGGGAACCAATACGCCACCTCTCGCTCACCGAAGTCAAACACGTTCCTAAACTTTGCACTTGCAGCACTGAATAAATCTTTAGCGTTGCCGCTCGGTCAGTCTGAATACAGAACGAATTTGCTACATATAGTGCTACTTTCTGACAAAATGGTATAAATAAAGAGCTCCTACAGAAGCGATTCTTCTTCTGCGCTATGACTGTACAGAACGAAGCGCCATCTACAGGATTGGCAGAGAACTACAGAGCGCCCTGACAGCGGAGAGAAGAAAACTGCACAGATGATGTTATCCCAGTAACGTTATAGCAAGTATACTATTTTGAACAGCTCCATAACAGTTCACATAGCAGATCACATTATTTaacgtttttgtcatttttaatcttgtgataaaaatatctaaatgtggGACGAAGAATTAGCCTAAACCTTTTGCCAAATTATATGTAGCCTACTGACACGCTAATTCTGTAATTTCCTTAAATACGCTAATAACGAAATCttccaaagaaaaaatatttataaagcgTGTGTTACAGCAAGTCTTGTAGAGTAAATCTGATTCAAGTTATCCTTTATTTTGGGTCTCTTGAGTGCGACTGGTCGCTACAATATAGCACGAGCGCCCTCGCGTGCAGGGACTTGAGAAATATAAATAGACATTTGGTATGTATTCTCTCCATTTTATTACGTTATATTATTACATGTTGGAATTCAGAAATTTTTCGAAATAAATTCAGTTCACTAGAATATGTGCAATTGGAATTCGAACTGGAAAGGCAGGAATTTGAGTGCTAGCCTATTGAATAGCAAATCAAAGGCCAAAAGCGAAATTCACACAAACATTTTGCTAACAATCCTAAATAATTATATCGTTCATTAAATCTATTTTGCTGGTTGATTCACTGATTAGTGACTTCTCTCCCCCCAATTATACATAATTAATCTAAATTCAGTTCATTCAAAACAATTAATATAGAACTATCCATAAAAATAGGCCTATTTGAAAATTCTCAGAggatcaagattttttttattgttgttgttgttgataacttcagaattatttatttatttatttatttattctaggcctacatattaaaaacataaatatcataaataattaGAACATTCTGATTAAGTTCAACTTCATgtgcaattaaataaattaatataaaacgtaGTATAGTAGCCTATTTttggtttttatacattttataattttcataaaatatgGTATAAAAATGAATCGAATGATTATTAAGGaattagaaatatattatttaacgTTCTTAACCCTAGTGAGAATATTCGGCATCGCCATTAATTGCATAATGAATTGTAATTGGTCTTTATCACAGCTCTGGTTtgaatggcttaaaaaacgaaagAGTCTGAATCAGCTCCTTCCTCGCTCTTTGTATGCAACTATTCAAACTGCATTTTTTAACATAAAGACTGCTGTTTGTCTGCATTGCAAAAACTGGTATTCCAATCAGGAAATACAAAAACCAGCCTTTGGCCGAGAGTCACTCCCTAAACTTCACTATATACTCGGAACTCCACCCTGATTTACACACGACAGGTGTGTGCacaggtgtgtgtttcaggttgATTAGTTAACTGTGGCGAGCGGACAACAAACAGAACGGAcagcaaccttttttttttttactgaattatcTTCTATTTTATTTCGCCGTTTGTTGTAGGAGACTCAAAAATGAATGAGACTGGATTTCAGCTGTCTCTGGCTGAGTATGATTTCGAGCGGCACTTTGATGAGAGGTTTGCTATTGAGTGGATGCAGGACAACTGGTAAGAACTGTATTTGACTGAATTGGAATTGAGTTTGTATGAATACACCTGCCCCCAGTGCTTGGAAATCCAGTATAATGACTTTTCTGGTGTTGTATTTTGTCTTTTAGGAAAAAGTCTTTTTTGTTTGGTGCTGTGTATGTAGTGCTGGTGTTTGGTGGGCAGCACTTCATGAAGGAAAGACGAAGACTTGACCTACGTAGAGTGTTAATTCTTTGGTCCCTCAGTTTGGCCATCTTTAGGtaagttacattttttatttttttaagtgttcagTTTTTAGAGAATCAGACTCACCTCCTTAAGGTTCTTTTGTTTGTGAACACAAACATTAAGGACCTGAATGGGGTATACATTTCTTATAGTTATAAATACTATGACCTAACTCTAACATAAAACATCATGTTTACAGTTGTTAAAATCTTTTTACACATATGCTCACAAAGGGAGATTTTcaggtaaaatatataaaaacattaaacttttTGCCCAAAGCGGTATTTCTCTACTAAATTTTTTCTTAGTGAGACTGACCAACTTTCATTTTCCATAGTTCCAATACTTAAAAATTGAAAACAAGTTCATGATAGACGTGGAGACATATTGAAGATCTAAATGACTTGCTGATTCTTATGATGCTCCTTTGCGTCTTGTGGTTTCACACCACCTTGTAGTTTTACTTTGCTGTTGGGTATTAATTACATAACTTATGGTTGGAAACAATATCCATTGTTAACTGCCAAAATGCGTGCCAATGACACGATTGTGAGATTAACCAGGTTTATAAATCTTTGGTTGCTATTGTTTCAAGTTGGTTTCGGTTTAATTTGTGTGGGGGAAGGTGTCTTAGTCCCATCTCTAAAGAGGACAAAGATGACAACAAGCGCAAAGTAACTGTTTGCATGCTTGTGAAAAGAACAATGGAATATTGTTATTGGATGGCAGCAGTGACCTCTGATCAAACGCTCTTTAGATCTCTCACGGCAACTGGACTTTCACCACTTAATGTTTTGATATTGATTTGTTTAACAAAGAAACTGCCAGCTACCATAGCAGTGTTTCTGTCTAACATGCCCAACGTGCAAGTCTTTATTTTAACGTTTATCTCCCACCCCCAGAGTTCACTAGAGGCCTGAACTGTTTATCGTGAATTTGAAGTTTTACAGCCATTACCGACCACATATCCAAATCATGCCTTTTTCTGTTTCAGTATCATTGGAGCAGTGAGAACTGGGTGCTTCATGTTCTACATTCTCAGAAACAGTGGCTTTAAACAGTCTGTTTGTGATCAGAGCTTCTACTATGGGCCAATAAGCAAGTTCTGGGCTTGTGCCTTTGTGCTGAGCAAGGCCCCAGAGCTAGGTGagccttttctttttcatttattttgtgaaaaatgaaaatgcgtcttttttgttgtttttgttttttgtttttcaacctcatgtcgttccagtcCTGTATGACATTCTTGTGTGTAACAAAAGGAAGATATTTGAATGTTATAATCATAGTCAGTGGGGTTTAAAACAATGCTGGACCTGACTTTTATTGTAAggacccaaatataaaaaaactttgaCCCATTCTGTTGCTACATGCTGtcaaaactttaatttttttgtttgtaatgttgccaaatatttttgaaaatgtattcgaACCCTTTCCATCCTcacttgttttttaatttttattttttatcagggGACACCATGTTCATCGTCCTGCGCAAGCAGCGGCTGATCTTCCTGCACTGGTATCATCATATTACCGTGCTGGTGTACTCCTGGTATTCCTACAAAGACCAGGTCGCTGGTGGTGGCTGGTTCATGACCATGAATTACATCGTGCACGCGCTCATGTACAGCTACTACACGGCTCGAGCTGCTGGAGTCCGTGTGCCCAAACCCTGCGCCATCATCATCACTTCCTCTCAGATTGCTCAGATGGCCATGGGGCTGGCAGTAAGTGCGCTAGTGTACCAGTGGATGCAGGACGGGGATTGCCCTTCTTACATAGATAACATAGTGTGGGCTTCACTCATGTATCTCAGCTATCTGCTCCTCTTCTCCTCTTTCTTTTATCAGACTTACATGAAGGGTTCAAAACAAGCCACAAGCATAAAAAAAGAGTGATGCACAGCCCTGAGGTTTGACTACGAGATTTTATTTCTGATGGTTTACCTTgttaaaatgcatattatttatttccTGATTTAAAGCAAGGTGAGCGATgaagaattttacattttttaaacagccaGACAGTAATAGCCATGTCTCATGTTTCAGGGCTGTTATTATTTTCCAGTTGGTATTAGCAGAGCAAAGCGCATTAAATACAACTCTTGTTTTTGCTGTAGATAACTTAAATAGTTTTTGTAGATTTTTAAATCCTATGGGTCCTTTATGACTTTTTCCCCCAAGTCTTACAGGCCACAGTTTCTAATCTTCAAAAGTCCTTGCTTGTTTATTCTTTGGAGACTTTATAAGATGGCCTGAACCCATCTGAAACATGTGGTGTATGTTGAAGCATGTGCCAAGATCCTCGTAATCTGTGCGCATAGTCAAAGAACAAGTGAGTCATTTGCCAAAAGATTCCTAATGTAAATGTACAACCTAACATGTTCCAGTTGGCCACCCTTTCTAAATTCCACCCATGCTCTCCTGGGTGTGTAGGTATTGCTTACTAGTTCAGTGTTTCCACCTCATGATGTCACAGAAACTTGGATCATCTGTGCTGACTGGTTGGACCGGTACCCAGCCATTTAAATTGGGCATTTTTGTCTGGATATCTCTGAAGGGACGACACCCATGTTCTCGCTCtcattctgtgcatatttctgTCGTGAGTTCACTGTAGCTCTCGTTCACTGAAGTTACGATTGATATTGGACTCTTTCAcgtttgtgtttcacagaaccGTTAACTGTCCCTATAATGGTGTTTGTTAATGGAGTGCAcagttgtatttatatttatcttgTATATCTCACGGTCACATTTGGGACAATTGTGTAATGGTTGTCGGGGGTATTTTTCCACTGAAACTACAGTGATAAGGTTTACATTTAAAAGATATTGTATTATGTAATAGTAGAGAATAATCCTTTGAGAATATTCAGTGGAGTTATGCACTCTAACAtagtatcatcagaaatgttgctGCTActgtccaagttttttttttttttttttttatgtcctctGGTCTCTACTGTCTGTTCCTGTTGAAGACTGTGAAAGACTTTGTCTACCTTTTTGTATTTCAGTTGAAAGGACATTTTGATTGTTAAAAGATTTTATGACCGTCTGAAATATGTTGGAGATGGCAGCCACATAATTACTTTGTTGAATTAGGAACAGCAAAGTTGAATGTAGTGGCACCAAGCCTACATTACAAGACATGgttaactttattttatgtaagtaTTTATCTTTCCTACCTGATCATCTGTACAAGTTCTTAGCTTATATGAAGtcattgtgtatatatttttgtcatttaaataaaattgtttctATAGTTTTGTTTGTATCATTCTGTTCAACTCTTCATAGACTGGAGTTAGCTGACCGGTTTTCTGAGTTAAGCTGGCATATTTTTTACACTGACACATACTTTTGTTGTTATGAGGAAGTTCACATATTTCATGCTCTGTGATGGATGTAAACCTAGACGTCATTTCTTTCAATCTTTCAGAGCTGCTGTAGTTAGATATGATGCTGCCTCTTcaaaaatttagattttaatattcaaTAACTGTTGTTacaaaaacactttaaatctTTTTCCATTAGCAGACAAAAATGTGGTTCGGCACTAAACAGCCGTATTTTGACCACAGTATTTTTCATGACTACCAGTAATTTGTCATTTAGGTTACCCTTTTTATCGCTCTGCTGGAACAATAATGATTTTCTCGAGAGTACTGCAGCGGAAATGCTGTTAAATTGAGATCCTATTAACTCTTCAGTGCCTGGTTCTTCCCTAATGTATGTCCAGGATTGTTTGTTGCTTTTGCCTCttgctgcatttcccaaaaggaACACTGGTCACAAGTTCCGTCATTACTAATAGAGTTAAACTCCATTAACAACCATAGTTAGCtgacaatgcttttgggaaatgcaccccaggaTGTTAGCATTAGGCTAACCGGGTTCCCCTGACAGACACCCCAGGATTTGGGAcgattgcaaaaacaaaaaataagctCTGCCAAACAAAGTTTATGATTCTTTCACGTTTTGTTCATTATGACAATATACACAAATGAACACATCTTTCATTAGTATTTTGAAGCTTAAAAACAAACATCCGAAGTAAAAAGCTAAACATAGGCTATATATGACCTACACCACAGTTGCATGACTTCAACATCACCACAATTATAAAAGCTTATAATACCCAATGGGGATTACTGATGTACTTTATGtctcaaaataaaacataaaaatatactgAGCTTGCTTTTAATCACAGACCAGTCATTTAACcaaaaaccttaaaacaacaacaaaacacattccaCGTTTTGGACTACAAAAACACGTCGTACCTGCAGTAGCCTACTCTATGAACTCACAGTGCTTGTTCACTTGATTTATTTAGGCTATTTAGTTACATCAGaggttaacaaaaatattttcgaGAGACATCCTTCTTTTACAGGTAAAAAAGTCAGTAATTATTTTAAGCCCTTAAATAAACTGCTATAAACTGCAGTGAAAAATGTCCTCCGTAATGTTTGACTGCATCTGATtttagaactgtgtgtgtgtgggtgaaaaATTGTGCCACAGTATTAATGATATTAAAGCTCAATGCTGCCACCTACTGTTCTACCTACAGAACAGCAAGACTATGGAGTTTATTCAAGGACAAGAAGGTAATATTGTAAATTTGGAAATAAAGAAACAGGCGGAAAAATAAAGTTACTTATAtagatttataaatgtttgttcaaataaagtttgcaaaacatttttttataagtaATGCCATACTTTTTCTCTACTTTTTgttttctgataaagaaacaacaaaacaagAATAACTGCAGAAAATTTCATATAAATTCAATGCACTATTGCCAAACTATTTAACAAAAACTTTGAGATCCTGCATCTTTTAAatgtaagattattatattaGCCATTATTAAATAAtctaagaataaaaaaagataagatGAACCTGAACTTCACCAAAAGCAGTCAAACCATAACATCTCTATCATATTTTGTATTGGTCTGAAAGGTCCTTTTGTGATTATAGGGTTCCGTTTGCTTTAGTCTTGCTTAATGCAACAGCACATCTAAACAGCTCATCTGCATTGACAAGCTTGGCAGTCACCTTGACTTTGAAATGACTGTTATCCCCTCTGGATCCTCTGGAGCATAGAGAGGGAGTGACAAGACTCACACATGCAAACTGTCCTATTAATCATTCCACAAATCACTCTCCTTGTTTTCCTTGCCTTCCAAACATGTTTCTTTTatgttccttttgaaaacagatCAGACCACACAAAGAGATATCCATTCACAGCCTTTTGCTTAAGCATGTTGTTAATATCTTTgttagttaatattttattgaggCTTTTGTTTTATTGACTACAATGATTGAAAGGAGAGCAATTACAGGAAAGGACACATCCATTTACACACTTTTCCAATAAGTCTAATTCTGTTTGGTtaacatgccaaaaaaaaaaaaaaaaaaaaaaaatccttctgaaTAAGCATACAGCCTGTTTTTTTAAGCTtaagtatatacaaatatataaaaaatcctTCTGAATAAGCATACAGCCTGTTTTTTTAAGCTtaagtatatacaaatatataattaaatatataaattaacatttcatttcattaacaAAAATCCTTCTGAATAAGCATACAGCCTGTTTTTTTAAGCTtaagtatatacaaatatataattaaatatataaattaacatttcatttcattaacaAAAATCCTTCTGAATAAGCATACAGTCTGTTTTTTTCAAGCTtaagtatatacaaatatataattaaatatataaattaacatttcatttcattaacaaattatttttagcatttgatatttttgatcacttacattataaaaatatcataattataaagttgGAGACTTGTTATGTATGaacaatgtaaatatattattcattttaaaatggtaattgcaaataaatccaaaaatccaaatccaattttttttttcataaattctaTGAAATTCAACTTGATTTTTAAGTTggtttaatgtaatttaagtttGAATTACTTGTACAACCaagttgattataattttaaaaatccaAGGTAGCAACtgaactttaattttttttttaaagttgaaatgCCTCAAATTTTTTTATAGTGAGATATAGCATGTTTGTAACTAATAAAAATCACCAAAATTTTCTCTCAAGGGAAGATTTTAAATGTTCTATAGTGCTTAGACagacaaaaatattacttttttgacAAAGATGTGTTTAAATGCTTAATGTTTTGGGCTCGCTTTCAGAGAGTGTCCCTCTTGTCATTCCCATTTCATACATAAGACGCACTTCTAAATGGGGGAGGTGGGGGTGAAAGGGGGGTCATGGGATAGGGACTAGAGGGCACAGGTATAAAAAGGTGCTGTAGAGAGGTCAGAAATCATATCCCCCAGGGAGCATCAAGCACAACAGACCTTCACTGGCAGCCTGAGAGTTTTATAACCCTTTGGCCTGCAGGATTCCTTCAGCAACATGTGGAGAGACAATAGTATTGGTAAGCATTACTGAATGGTGAACATGTTTTAGTATACCCATATCTTATAAGAAGTTTTCCATCTCAAGCCAACATCAAGCACTGTTACAGTTTTTCtgctgtgtatattattattgtggAGAAGTATTCATACATCAAACTGATGTTTCTAATGTATATTACGTTTGCACTAACTGAAATATGACAATTAGGAGAACACTATTAACAAAATTATGATAGCATAATTATGTTTAGATTCACACTCATTTTTATCTTCTCTTTTAGATGCATCTGCTAAAATATCTGGAAGCAGTAGTGTATCAAGAAGTGCAAGTCGCAGAAAAAGAACAAGTTTCTCAAAGGAACATGTTGAGCTTCTTCGTGCCACATTTGAGACGGACCCTTACCCAGGAATCAGCCTCAGAGAGAGTCTCTCCCAAACTACAGGACTGCCAGAGTCTCGCATACAGGTGAGCTGCGTGACATATATAAACCCACTCGACTGACTAGAACTTAAATGGATTTTTCactaaaaaattgtttttaatacagtcatcatttaatcatcctcctgttgttccaaccctgtatgacttactttctgcggaccattaaaataacataaaaatatatatatttgtatccatataatgtatatatgtatacatataaagTCAGTGGTGTCttaacttttattgtttttttatttttgtgttccacagataaaataaattcatacaggttttaaacattttttattttattttatcaactatataaataaagaaacaacCTCTCTTTCTCCTTGTTACAAAATCAGCAGATAACCATAAAAACAGGTAAAATGATATGCTAATAAGGCCTTATGTGAAAACATACTGTTTGCTGTCACTGATACCACTGTCAATATCTGAGATGTTGTAAGCGCCTTTGTGTTTATCTGCTGTTTAGTTTAGCAACTGTACAGCCTGCAAACAATAGACACACCAGTCACAGATAACCATCCTGACTATATGCCACCGTTACTGGATGTCATCTCACAATGATTAACCTGAATCTTTTGACAGGGAAGCTCTTATCTGTATGGACTAGATGGTTGAGTATAATCTATCAACTGTATTCTTATGAGTCTGACCCTCTTTATCTTGACGTCTCTGCTCACAATAGGTATGGTTCCAGAATAGGAGGGCTCGAACGATGAAATGCAAGGGTGGAAAGAAGTCGTTGTGGCAATCCGAATCACCATATAGTGCAACGCAGAATTCGCCAGGTCAGCTACACTCTTCTAACAGCAACAACAGTGAGTCTGGTGCAGTTACTGTGTCTCTATGCACTCCACCACCCGCGTACCCTGATCATATTAAGGAAGAAATGGAAAGGGATGGATTTTATGGGTGTGACGCTCCATCTTCCATGTCTGTCGGTGATGATTCCGGCTACTGCACCCCTTCATACAGACACCATCATCAGGCCAGAGCCATGAACGCTCACTGCAGCCCATCTCTACTGAGACCAGAGCATCAGATGCCTCCAAACTGGGCTGCGAGATATGAAAGGAGGTCACCTGTGAGCTCCATGTGGAGTTCATATCATCTTGATGCCTATGGCTGCAATCCCAGCTCCATCCATGGCTTCTTTTACTCTCCATCTGAAAAGCACAACAGCCTTCAGCCGCTGACCCCTGTTACGCCAGACATGGGCTGCTGGGAGGGTGGTTTAGAGGGCACTCCTCCAGCTTCCAGCTCTTTCTGTGTAGACAACCCAGAAGTTCAGAGGATGGAGGGCCAACAGGAAAGCGGGATTCACCATGGGCCTCTGCCTGAGCTGCCAGCCTTGTCCCTACAGGAGATCCTGGGAGAGCTGCAAGGAGACTGGTTGCAGAGTGAAGGACTAAATAGCCACTCTTCTGAGGGCAACCACGTGTATGGCTGAATTTGGCTGTGTGCAGTctatttatgaatatttgtatgtatataatttattatttatctgaTCTGAAAGTAACAACATGAGAGATTTCAGATGTGTTCAGATTAATTTAATGAGCTTCGATCTTATTTATCTtcacttttgttatttatttaatgatcaTTGTAAAAGTATAATCATGCAGATGTGTTCATATTGTTTACAGACATCTTTAATGACTCCATTTAAATGCTGcacttgcatttaaataaataaaaatttctcTATATGTTCTctcaaatgtcagattttttttactatatttctacaTGTTGCTATTGTTATTTCTGTGTTTTACTTTAATTAATGGATGACCTCCATGCCAGAAaacattgataatcagcaaaCTACATTCTGAGTAAAGTTTCTGTCATCCATGACAATTGCTTTTCTGTTCTGAATCAAATGGTTAGACTGCTATTCAATAGATTGGGGTtggtagtatttttttatttattgatttgatcaagaatacactgaatatatattttacataattatatatacatataattacatataatgtaatatttgatttatatgaagaaaaaaaatcagcatcattaattcagtctttagtgtcatgtgatccttcagaaatcattctaatatgctgatttgctgctcaagaaacatttatattataatcaatgtcaaaaacaattgtgctgcttaatatttttattaaaataggccTGACATCCATAAAAACATGAGATATTAGTCTCTTCACAGCTGTTGATAGTCAATACTATCACTTTTCGGATGTAAATCTGAAAGTGTATTTGAGCATTATACAAtctcaacacaaacaaacaacatagACGCTGAAATGGCAAATAACACTGTACTAATTATGAAAGTGGTAATAAGAGAAAGTGTTCAAAAGATGCATAATAAACTACTACTACTTTTTATTTGTGCATCTGGGGTGTTTTTAGAAAGAGTAATGTAACAGGAAGAGGATATACAGTAAGTGATAAACTGAGGAAGACCTTTGCTTGCAGCTATTTGATCAACCTACAGGAGCGACTGATTTGAAGAAGCATGAAAACAGCACATGATCaagacatatgtgaccctggatcacaaaaccagtcttaaggcgCTGGGGTATTTTTTTAGCAATTTagcagctttcagatgatgtataaatcttaatttccAAAATAATTGACACTTGGTACAGGGTCACATATTTATGGTAATTTTGGGTTgctaatatacaaaaaataaaactctGGAACTATAAAAACCAACAGCAAAGAATCTAAGGTCACAGGGTGAACAGTGATCTCCATGGTTTCACATCTGAATTGTAGGAGTATGATGAACAAGAG is a window from the Carassius gibelio isolate Cgi1373 ecotype wild population from Czech Republic chromosome A13, carGib1.2-hapl.c, whole genome shotgun sequence genome containing:
- the LOC128026286 gene encoding elongation of very long chain fatty acids protein 6, which gives rise to MNETGFQLSLAEYDFERHFDERFAIEWMQDNWKKSFLFGAVYVVLVFGGQHFMKERRRLDLRRVLILWSLSLAIFSIIGAVRTGCFMFYILRNSGFKQSVCDQSFYYGPISKFWACAFVLSKAPELGDTMFIVLRKQRLIFLHWYHHITVLVYSWYSYKDQVAGGGWFMTMNYIVHALMYSYYTARAAGVRVPKPCAIIITSSQIAQMAMGLAVSALVYQWMQDGDCPSYIDNIVWASLMYLSYLLLFSSFFYQTYMKGSKQATSIKKE
- the LOC128026284 gene encoding homeobox protein OTX2-like; the protein is MWRDNSIDASAKISGSSSVSRSASRRKRTSFSKEHVELLRATFETDPYPGISLRESLSQTTGLPESRIQVWFQNRRARTMKCKGGKKSLWQSESPYSATQNSPGQLHSSNSNNSESGAVTVSLCTPPPAYPDHIKEEMERDGFYGCDAPSSMSVGDDSGYCTPSYRHHHQARAMNAHCSPSLLRPEHQMPPNWAARYERRSPVSSMWSSYHLDAYGCNPSSIHGFFYSPSEKHNSLQPLTPVTPDMGCWEGGLEGTPPASSSFCVDNPEVQRMEGQQESGIHHGPLPELPALSLQEILGELQGDWLQSEGLNSHSSEGNHVYG